A window from Rhizosphaericola mali encodes these proteins:
- a CDS encoding RluA family pseudouridine synthase: protein MKLDIVFEDEKIIAVNKPSGMLSIPDRANVQPSLKAILQKDHENIFVVHRIDRPTSGLIIFAKDADTHKKLSALFLSHDMDKRYLGLVNGTIYPESGTVNAAIMESKEKTSIMIVHSKGKESITDYETVEKFPLYSLVEFRIHTGRTHQIRVHTKYLGHSLVCDELYGDGQPLKVSSIRKNYKLSKLEEDEKPILSRLALHSYKLNFELDGKNYALEAPLPKDMRASLQQMRKK from the coding sequence ATGAAGTTAGATATTGTATTTGAAGATGAGAAAATCATCGCTGTAAATAAACCTTCTGGAATGTTGAGCATTCCAGATCGTGCGAATGTACAACCATCCTTAAAAGCCATACTGCAAAAAGATCATGAAAATATTTTTGTAGTACATCGTATTGACCGACCAACTAGTGGCTTAATCATATTTGCCAAAGATGCAGATACGCATAAAAAATTATCTGCACTTTTTCTTTCGCATGATATGGACAAGCGATATTTAGGTTTGGTAAATGGTACGATTTATCCAGAAAGCGGGACCGTAAACGCTGCGATCATGGAAAGTAAAGAAAAGACCAGCATTATGATTGTTCATAGTAAAGGAAAGGAATCCATTACAGACTATGAAACAGTTGAAAAATTTCCATTATATTCTTTAGTGGAGTTTAGAATTCATACGGGAAGAACCCACCAGATCAGAGTTCATACTAAGTATTTGGGACATTCTTTGGTATGTGATGAACTATATGGAGATGGTCAACCACTGAAAGTATCTTCTATCAGAAAGAATTATAAACTATCCAAACTAGAAGAGGATGAGAAGCCGATACTTAGTCGACTGGCACTCCACTCCTACAAATTAAATTTTGAATTGGATGGTAAAAACTATGCATTAGAAGCGCCACTACCCAAAGATATGCGCGCTTCCTTACAACAAATGAGAAAGAAATAA
- a CDS encoding pseudouridine synthase, with protein sequence MGAKGFDKFINKELSGAKKKEKFKQEKRAAKAELKAKGNAARQRNNENYRKVTKDNFSSQNATNIPNFRLKKGKDEAAEGETKLSHKEKYGNTKHFMKRNITKSFAPAIIENKEKGEMPLNKYLAHSGVCGRREAADIIKEGVVKVNNEVVTTPGFKVSSEDNISVKGKKIFLQKNLVYILINKPKDHLTTVSDPQGRRTVYDLVKNVTEERIYPIGRLDRNTTGVLLLTNDGDMAQKLTHPKFGVKKIYEVKLDKDLTKKDAEAIINGITLEDGLIQADSVGYVDPKDKSLVGIEIHSGRNRIVRRIFEYLGYEVKALDRVMFANLTKKNVERGHWRFLSEKEVRQLKFLNQSFVKKPKDDDDDEGVDKKSKVRTPKKTNSSFGKMPKKEKGIDESGSAEKKQSARTSKKTNPSYGKMPKKEKGIEASEGGEKKQRARIPKKADSSKPIVKRERKRKEND encoded by the coding sequence ATGGGAGCAAAAGGATTTGATAAGTTTATCAACAAAGAACTTTCCGGAGCAAAAAAGAAAGAAAAATTTAAGCAAGAGAAACGTGCGGCGAAGGCTGAATTAAAGGCCAAAGGTAATGCTGCACGCCAAAGAAATAATGAAAATTATCGTAAGGTTACGAAAGATAATTTTTCTTCACAAAATGCGACAAACATTCCTAATTTCAGATTGAAAAAGGGAAAAGATGAAGCAGCAGAAGGCGAAACAAAACTTTCTCACAAAGAAAAGTATGGCAATACCAAACATTTCATGAAGAGAAATATCACGAAATCTTTTGCACCAGCTATTATTGAAAATAAGGAAAAAGGAGAAATGCCTTTGAATAAATATTTGGCACATAGCGGCGTCTGTGGACGACGTGAAGCGGCAGATATTATCAAAGAAGGTGTAGTTAAGGTGAATAACGAAGTTGTTACCACTCCAGGATTCAAAGTATCTAGTGAAGACAATATTTCTGTAAAAGGGAAAAAGATTTTTTTACAAAAAAATCTAGTTTACATATTGATCAATAAGCCAAAAGATCATTTGACTACAGTGAGCGATCCTCAAGGTCGCCGCACCGTTTATGATTTGGTAAAAAATGTAACCGAAGAACGTATCTACCCTATCGGCCGTCTAGATAGAAATACCACAGGTGTTTTGCTATTGACTAATGATGGAGATATGGCGCAAAAATTAACGCACCCAAAATTCGGCGTTAAGAAAATCTATGAAGTTAAATTGGATAAAGATTTAACTAAAAAAGATGCAGAAGCAATCATCAATGGTATCACATTGGAAGACGGATTGATACAAGCGGATAGTGTTGGTTACGTAGATCCAAAAGACAAAAGCTTGGTCGGTATTGAGATCCATAGTGGTAGAAACAGAATCGTACGTCGTATTTTCGAATATTTAGGTTATGAAGTTAAGGCATTGGACAGAGTCATGTTTGCCAATTTGACTAAGAAAAATGTAGAACGTGGACATTGGCGTTTTCTTTCTGAAAAAGAAGTGCGTCAATTGAAATTTTTGAATCAATCTTTTGTCAAAAAACCGAAAGATGACGACGATGATGAAGGAGTAGACAAAAAGTCAAAGGTTAGAACCCCTAAAAAAACGAATTCATCTTTTGGCAAAATGCCTAAAAAGGAAAAAGGAATAGACGAATCAGGAAGCGCAGAAAAAAAGCAAAGTGCGAGAACTTCCAAAAAAACAAATCCATCTTATGGCAAAATGCCTAAAAAGGAAAAAGGAATAGAAGCATCAGAAGGTGGAGAAAAAAAGCAAAGAGCGAGAATTCCCAAAAAAGCAGATTCCTCTAAACCTATAGTCAAAAGAGAACGCAAAAGAAAAGAAAACGACTAA
- the rlmN gene encoding 23S rRNA (adenine(2503)-C(2))-methyltransferase RlmN, with protein MKNGEKRNIRQITLPELEAYFLEIGEKKFRAKQVHEWVWQKNAQTFDDMTNLGKELRTKLVEYFFIHGLDIDTTQYSNDGTIKTRFRTHDKHLVEGVLIPTDERTTACVSSQIGCSLSCKFCATGFMNRERNLDYDEIYDEVMKINQQSEESFNRKLSNIVFMGMGEPLLNYSNVLKAIERITAPDGLAMSPRRITVSTAGVAKMIKKLGDDKVRFKLALSLHAANDRKRNDIMPINETNNLKTLVEALNYFYKETGSEITFEYILFKNFNDSTTDAEELIKLYRQVPVDLINIIEYNPIDNSDRFAKPDEETLNKFVALLEKNKVNVRVRRSRGKDIDAACGQLANKG; from the coding sequence ATGAAAAATGGAGAAAAGCGTAATATACGCCAGATAACGCTCCCAGAATTGGAAGCGTATTTTTTAGAAATTGGAGAAAAGAAATTTCGTGCAAAACAAGTTCACGAATGGGTGTGGCAAAAAAATGCGCAGACTTTTGATGACATGACCAATCTCGGCAAAGAATTGAGAACCAAATTGGTTGAATACTTTTTTATTCATGGTTTAGATATCGACACAACACAATATAGCAACGATGGCACGATCAAAACGCGCTTTCGTACACATGACAAGCATTTGGTGGAAGGTGTTTTAATTCCCACTGATGAACGTACAACTGCTTGTGTATCTTCTCAGATTGGATGTAGTTTGAGTTGCAAATTCTGTGCAACTGGATTTATGAATCGCGAGCGCAATTTGGACTATGACGAAATTTATGACGAAGTCATGAAAATTAATCAACAAAGTGAAGAATCATTTAACCGAAAACTTTCCAATATTGTATTTATGGGAATGGGTGAGCCATTACTTAATTACAGCAATGTATTGAAAGCGATCGAAAGAATCACCGCTCCAGATGGTTTGGCAATGAGTCCACGTAGAATTACGGTATCCACTGCCGGAGTAGCGAAAATGATCAAAAAATTAGGAGATGATAAGGTGCGTTTCAAATTAGCATTGTCGCTTCACGCTGCCAATGATCGTAAGAGAAATGATATCATGCCTATCAACGAAACAAATAATTTAAAAACACTTGTAGAAGCTTTAAATTATTTTTATAAAGAAACGGGCAGTGAGATCACATTTGAGTATATATTATTTAAAAACTTCAATGATTCTACAACAGATGCAGAAGAATTGATCAAATTATATCGACAGGTTCCTGTAGATCTGATAAATATTATCGAGTACAATCCGATTGACAACAGTGACAGATTTGCTAAACCTGATGAGGAAACGCTTAATAAATTCGTGGCTTTATTGGAAAAAAATAAAGTGAATGTAAGAGTGAGAAGAAGCCGTGGTAAAGATATCGATGCGGCTTGTGGTCAGTTAGCAAACAAAGGTTAA
- a CDS encoding SDR family NAD(P)-dependent oxidoreductase, translating into MSNFQGKVALITGAGGGIGKAIAVAFAKAGAKIVAVDLKEEFLVKVTEAVKAEGAEVIGVAGNVADYESVKNVYAKATEAFGKVDIAVNNAGVVGIGSIEEITPEEWDRVLGINAKGVFVCTKVAVENMKPNKSGAIINTASIAGKMGMSHLSHYVASKFAVIGFTNSIAKEVATTGITVNAICPGIIGTGMWRGEGGIADRWKMEGETEEQSWERNKVNLIPQGVDQSPEDIAEAVLFIAGAKHITGQAIAVDGGMTM; encoded by the coding sequence ATGAGTAATTTTCAAGGAAAAGTAGCATTAATTACAGGAGCTGGTGGCGGTATTGGAAAAGCTATCGCTGTTGCATTTGCCAAAGCAGGCGCAAAAATCGTTGCCGTAGATTTAAAAGAAGAATTTTTAGTTAAAGTTACAGAAGCTGTAAAAGCAGAAGGCGCAGAAGTTATCGGCGTTGCTGGTAATGTTGCAGATTACGAATCTGTAAAGAATGTATATGCCAAAGCTACCGAGGCTTTTGGTAAAGTTGATATCGCTGTAAATAATGCAGGTGTCGTAGGTATCGGCAGTATCGAAGAAATCACTCCTGAAGAATGGGATCGCGTATTAGGTATTAATGCCAAAGGTGTTTTTGTATGTACAAAAGTTGCCGTTGAAAATATGAAACCCAATAAATCCGGTGCAATTATCAATACGGCATCGATCGCAGGTAAAATGGGTATGTCGCATTTATCACACTATGTAGCTTCCAAATTTGCGGTAATTGGTTTTACCAATAGTATTGCAAAAGAAGTAGCAACTACAGGTATTACAGTGAATGCAATCTGTCCAGGAATTATCGGCACAGGTATGTGGCGTGGAGAAGGTGGTATTGCTGACCGTTGGAAAATGGAAGGAGAAACAGAAGAGCAATCTTGGGAAAGAAATAAGGTAAATTTGATACCACAAGGAGTGGATCAAAGTCCTGAAGATATTGCAGAAGCAGTGTTGTTTATCGCTGGTGCAAAACATATCACAGGTCAAGCTATTGCTGTGGATGGTGGTATGACTATGTAA
- a CDS encoding glycosyltransferase family 2 protein — MDISVIIPFYNTGEYIHDTIKSIQDYKGKYSYEVILIDDGSDDINSIETLNNIIKQHKFKLIRQANKGANAARNAGCKVASGDFLFFLDSDNKMMSAYWDDAMQIFEANPNVGVVYSKPIFFGDQSRPGFETDEFDIDKILNGNYIDMCSMVRTEAWKSVEGFDENKELNRLQDWEFWLNLFKHGWQFHYLSQPHFEYRIRKDSIGGKSLVTPDNRPEWYIRRKHVDLLFNRFKKIQTENTDLYDKLQATENIIKTKNQQLKQKEHLISAIKHSDFIKIYLQIRNAFSKNKIVL, encoded by the coding sequence ATGGATATATCCGTTATCATACCATTTTATAATACAGGGGAATATATTCATGATACGATTAAAAGTATTCAAGATTATAAAGGAAAATATAGTTATGAAGTAATACTTATTGATGATGGTTCGGACGATATAAATTCTATTGAAACGCTCAATAACATCATAAAGCAACATAAATTCAAATTAATACGCCAAGCAAATAAAGGTGCAAATGCTGCGCGCAATGCAGGTTGTAAAGTTGCATCTGGCGATTTTTTATTTTTTCTAGATTCCGACAATAAAATGATGTCCGCTTATTGGGACGATGCTATGCAAATCTTTGAAGCGAATCCTAATGTTGGAGTTGTATATAGTAAACCTATTTTTTTCGGAGATCAAAGCAGACCTGGTTTTGAAACAGATGAATTTGATATTGATAAAATTCTAAATGGGAATTATATTGATATGTGCTCTATGGTGCGCACGGAGGCGTGGAAATCCGTGGAAGGATTTGACGAGAATAAGGAACTGAATAGATTACAAGATTGGGAGTTTTGGTTAAATTTATTCAAACATGGGTGGCAATTTCACTATTTATCTCAACCCCATTTTGAATATAGAATTAGAAAAGACTCTATCGGTGGCAAGAGTTTAGTAACTCCAGATAATCGACCAGAATGGTATATTCGACGAAAACACGTAGATCTACTATTCAATCGTTTCAAGAAAATACAAACAGAAAATACTGATCTGTATGACAAACTTCAGGCTACAGAAAATATTATCAAAACGAAGAATCAACAGTTAAAACAAAAGGAGCATCTAATTTCAGCGATCAAGCATTCCGATTTTATCAAAATATATCTACAAATAAGAAATGCTTTTTCAAAAAATAAAATCGTTCTATAA
- a CDS encoding DUF5009 domain-containing protein — MLFVNDLYEPGVPHWLVHAKAEVDGMGLADWVFPGFLFMVGMAIPYAINSRIKKGETSKKIFTHILLRTLSLLTIGFFVMNGEEYLNENLTGINHLWWLTAAYVCLFLIWNKYPAPSKYAKLFIGLKVIGILGLLFLAYIFKSGEALHPSWMHIGWWGILGLIGWGYFSASVTYLLARDNIVWTALVGIFFIVLNILSQLGKLDFLHSIQPIFGVILDGNVPSIVVSGLLLGNILRKYKKISSSKLIVSLTAIGISYLVIGFFLRHWFILSKIQGTPSWAMVCNGISIIVLTILYFIVDIKGKTNWTYMFKEAGKNSLTTYLAPDIIYFVTWGVGLPIYFYKQIGQPWLAITGSFLWAFIMIWMAIFLSKIKIQLKL; from the coding sequence ATGTTATTTGTAAACGACTTATACGAACCAGGCGTACCACATTGGTTAGTGCATGCAAAGGCGGAGGTTGATGGAATGGGACTTGCGGATTGGGTATTTCCAGGATTTTTATTCATGGTGGGAATGGCCATTCCCTATGCCATCAATTCTAGAATTAAAAAAGGAGAAACTTCCAAAAAAATATTCACTCATATTTTATTACGTACGTTGAGTCTGCTAACTATTGGATTTTTTGTCATGAATGGGGAAGAATATTTGAATGAAAACTTAACTGGTATAAATCATCTATGGTGGTTGACAGCAGCTTACGTATGCTTATTTCTCATTTGGAATAAATATCCAGCACCTAGCAAATATGCAAAATTATTTATAGGATTAAAAGTAATTGGAATATTAGGCTTGCTATTTTTAGCCTATATATTTAAATCTGGAGAGGCTCTTCATCCTAGTTGGATGCACATCGGTTGGTGGGGCATTTTGGGTTTAATTGGTTGGGGATATTTTAGTGCATCGGTAACGTATTTATTGGCAAGGGACAACATTGTTTGGACTGCTCTAGTGGGAATATTTTTTATAGTATTGAATATATTGTCACAACTAGGAAAATTAGATTTTTTACATTCCATACAACCCATATTTGGCGTAATTTTGGACGGAAATGTCCCTTCTATAGTGGTGTCAGGTTTACTATTAGGAAATATTTTGCGTAAATATAAAAAGATCTCTTCATCAAAATTAATCGTGAGTCTGACCGCTATAGGCATTTCTTATTTAGTAATAGGATTCTTCTTAAGACATTGGTTCATCCTTTCCAAAATACAAGGAACGCCAAGTTGGGCAATGGTTTGTAACGGAATTAGTATTATAGTATTGACAATTTTGTATTTTATAGTTGATATAAAAGGAAAAACGAATTGGACATATATGTTTAAGGAAGCTGGAAAAAATTCATTAACAACTTATTTAGCGCCAGATATAATATACTTTGTTACTTGGGGTGTCGGACTTCCAATATATTTCTATAAACAAATTGGTCAACCTTGGTTAGCCATAACTGGTTCTTTTTTATGGGCATTTATAATGATTTGGATGGCTATTTTTCTTTCTAAAATAAAAATTCAATTGAAATTATAG
- a CDS encoding PhoH family protein, whose amino-acid sequence MTDTIISLETVNPIEFFGANNRKLDLIKKRFPLLKILSRGTQIKLSGAPEQIDAAKEKIHLIIQYMERNGDLTSNYFEQILGGDDAETIDNFVDKNPNEILVFGPNGKTVRARTANQKAMVESINKNDIVFAIGPAGTGKTYTAVALAVRALKNKSVKKIILTRPAVEAGESLGFLPGDLKEKIDPYLRPLYDALDDMIPADKLGYYMSTRAIEIAPLAYMRGRTLDNAFIILDEAQNANDLQLKMFLTRIGANAKAIITGDPTQTDLPKNQKSGLGKAARILKGIHGIGHVELTEEDVVRHRLVKAIIRAYDKEYHLEERVFENR is encoded by the coding sequence TTGACAGACACAATAATATCATTGGAAACGGTAAATCCTATTGAGTTTTTTGGTGCAAATAACCGAAAACTGGATTTAATCAAGAAGCGCTTTCCGCTTCTCAAAATTTTGTCTCGTGGCACACAAATCAAATTGAGTGGTGCTCCTGAGCAAATAGACGCTGCAAAGGAAAAGATCCATCTGATCATTCAATACATGGAGCGCAATGGAGATCTAACTAGTAATTATTTTGAACAGATTTTGGGTGGTGATGATGCAGAAACGATTGATAATTTTGTAGACAAAAATCCAAATGAAATCTTGGTTTTTGGTCCTAATGGAAAAACGGTGCGCGCACGTACTGCCAACCAAAAAGCCATGGTGGAGTCTATTAACAAAAATGATATCGTTTTCGCGATCGGACCTGCCGGTACGGGTAAAACCTATACTGCCGTGGCTTTGGCGGTGCGTGCTTTGAAAAATAAATCGGTTAAGAAAATCATTCTTACCCGTCCTGCGGTAGAAGCAGGGGAGAGTTTGGGGTTTTTGCCTGGTGATTTGAAAGAAAAAATAGATCCATACTTACGTCCTTTATATGACGCGTTGGATGATATGATTCCTGCAGATAAATTGGGTTATTATATGTCGACACGTGCTATTGAGATTGCACCATTGGCATATATGCGCGGTCGTACTTTGGATAATGCATTTATTATTTTGGATGAGGCACAAAATGCCAATGATTTGCAATTGAAAATGTTTTTGACACGTATCGGTGCGAATGCAAAAGCTATCATCACGGGTGATCCTACGCAAACAGATTTACCTAAAAATCAGAAAAGTGGTTTGGGTAAAGCGGCACGTATTTTAAAAGGTATTCACGGAATTGGTCATGTGGAATTGACCGAAGAAGATGTTGTGAGACATCGCTTGGTTAAGGCGATTATACGAGCCTATGACAAGGAATATCATTTGGAAGAGCGTGTTTTTGAAAATCGTTAA
- a CDS encoding C40 family peptidase, which translates to MKKNVWKDYYNATQILKTGDIITRTGNDFTSLALRKFAKKDDTYSHIGIASVENDSIYIYHAIGGETNPDAHLRRDPLYIFIHPNNNQGFGIFRFNLDSNQKKKLILFAKKKFFEKLPFDMDFDLNTDSSMYCAEFVGKALESSYQNPQLFAKDTIGEIIYWAPDNIFLSPNCREIKRYRYF; encoded by the coding sequence TTGAAAAAGAATGTTTGGAAGGATTATTATAACGCAACGCAAATATTAAAAACGGGTGATATAATAACGCGAACGGGCAATGACTTTACAAGTTTGGCTTTGCGAAAATTTGCCAAAAAAGACGACACGTATTCGCATATTGGAATTGCTTCCGTGGAAAATGATTCCATTTATATATACCATGCGATAGGAGGAGAGACCAATCCTGATGCGCATTTGCGTAGAGATCCATTATATATTTTTATTCATCCTAATAACAATCAAGGTTTTGGAATATTTCGATTTAATTTGGATTCTAACCAGAAAAAGAAACTGATTCTATTTGCGAAAAAGAAATTTTTTGAAAAGCTTCCGTTTGATATGGATTTTGATTTGAATACAGATTCTAGTATGTATTGTGCTGAGTTTGTCGGAAAAGCGTTGGAATCTAGTTATCAAAATCCTCAATTATTTGCAAAAGATACCATTGGGGAAATCATTTATTGGGCGCCGGACAATATCTTTTTGAGCCCAAATTGCCGGGAAATAAAACGTTATAGGTATTTTTGA
- a CDS encoding TolB family protein, with the protein MKKVLLALAIIVAMKGQAQKTMTPELLWQLGRVSGMGISKDKQFLVYKVSTPDVAENKSHSKYYKISLSGGTPTEIQEADTKELLANDRISPDGKYILSNEEVHLKDILGKDKYKDLPNTTASVFTSLNYRHWDTYFEGNFNHVFYAPVGKETEKKDIMKDEPYFSPQQPFGGDEDFIWTPDSKKIVYVTKKEYGTAYAISTNTDLYEYDLASGKTVNLTDYNKGYDMAPAFSSQGKLAWLQMKTAGYEADKQDLIVMTNGHPVNLTANNDNIHVEGFKWSADGKSLFFVAPVDGTMQIFEVNDIGLTKMLPRIRQISKGDFDINTIVAQNGDQLIVAKESMAHPSDLYSLDIKSGALKQLTHENETTYNELDKITTERRWITTSDNKKMLVWMVFPPKFDANKKYPTLLYCQGDLNLQRHNSFLIDGIFN; encoded by the coding sequence ATGAAAAAAGTTTTACTAGCATTAGCAATTATCGTAGCAATGAAAGGACAAGCACAAAAGACAATGACGCCAGAGTTGCTTTGGCAATTGGGACGCGTAAGCGGCATGGGCATTTCCAAAGACAAACAATTTTTGGTCTACAAAGTTTCTACACCTGATGTAGCGGAAAATAAAAGCCATTCTAAATATTATAAAATCAGTCTTTCCGGTGGTACGCCTACGGAGATTCAAGAAGCAGATACCAAAGAATTGTTGGCTAATGATCGCATTTCTCCAGATGGGAAATATATTTTGAGTAATGAAGAAGTGCATTTAAAAGATATTTTAGGAAAAGATAAATACAAAGATTTGCCAAATACGACTGCGTCTGTATTTACATCTTTGAACTATAGACATTGGGATACGTATTTTGAGGGAAATTTTAATCATGTTTTTTATGCTCCAGTTGGGAAAGAGACGGAGAAAAAAGACATTATGAAAGATGAGCCATATTTTAGTCCGCAACAACCATTTGGAGGAGATGAAGATTTTATATGGACGCCAGATAGCAAAAAAATAGTTTACGTAACTAAGAAAGAATACGGCACCGCTTATGCCATCAGTACCAATACCGATCTGTACGAATATGATTTGGCAAGTGGCAAAACCGTTAATTTGACGGACTATAACAAAGGTTACGACATGGCGCCAGCTTTTAGTTCGCAAGGAAAATTGGCTTGGTTACAAATGAAAACTGCCGGTTATGAAGCTGACAAACAAGATTTGATTGTAATGACTAACGGTCATCCCGTAAATCTAACTGCGAATAATGACAATATTCATGTAGAAGGATTTAAGTGGAGTGCAGATGGCAAAAGTTTGTTTTTCGTTGCGCCAGTGGATGGAACTATGCAGATATTTGAAGTCAATGATATTGGTTTAACTAAAATGTTGCCACGCATTAGACAGATTTCTAAAGGCGATTTTGATATTAATACCATAGTTGCTCAGAACGGAGATCAATTGATTGTAGCCAAAGAATCAATGGCACATCCTTCAGATTTGTATAGTTTGGATATTAAAAGTGGCGCGTTGAAACAATTGACGCATGAAAATGAAACTACGTATAATGAGCTAGATAAAATAACTACAGAAAGACGTTGGATAACTACAAGTGACAATAAAAAAATGTTGGTTTGGATGGTATTTCCGCCAAAATTTGATGCAAATAAAAAATATCCTACTTTATTATATTGCCAAGGGGACCTCAATCTCCAACGACACAATTCTTTTCTTATAGATGGAATTTTCAATTGA
- a CDS encoding prolyl oligopeptidase family serine peptidase yields the protein MASQGYVVVVPSRRGMPGFGTKWNEAVSKDWGGQVIQDYLDAIDNVSKEKYVDTSRRAAVGASFGGFSIFALAGKHEGRFKSFIAHDGVFDFRSMYGTTDEMWFENWEKGGPYWDKNKAVAQRSFSQSPSNFVQNWNTPIMIVQGGKDYRVPIEQGQQAFQAAQLKGIKSKLVFFPDENHWVLKPQNAQVWQREFFSWLKETL from the coding sequence ATGGCATCCCAAGGTTATGTAGTTGTGGTTCCTTCCAGACGAGGAATGCCTGGCTTTGGCACGAAATGGAATGAGGCCGTCAGTAAAGATTGGGGTGGTCAAGTTATTCAAGATTATTTGGATGCGATTGACAATGTTTCTAAGGAAAAATACGTTGATACGAGCAGACGTGCAGCCGTAGGAGCAAGCTTTGGCGGTTTCTCCATATTTGCATTAGCGGGCAAACATGAAGGTCGTTTCAAATCATTTATCGCACATGATGGTGTATTTGATTTCCGTAGTATGTACGGAACAACGGACGAAATGTGGTTTGAAAATTGGGAAAAAGGTGGTCCTTATTGGGATAAAAATAAAGCAGTAGCGCAAAGGTCATTTTCCCAATCTCCAAGTAATTTTGTACAAAATTGGAATACACCAATTATGATAGTTCAAGGTGGTAAAGACTATAGAGTACCTATTGAACAAGGTCAACAAGCATTCCAAGCGGCACAATTGAAAGGAATTAAAAGTAAATTGGTCTTTTTCCCAGATGAAAATCATTGGGTGTTAAAACCTCAAAATGCACAAGTTTGGCAAAGAGAATTTTTTAGTTGGTTAAAAGAAACATTATAG